Within the Salvelinus fontinalis isolate EN_2023a unplaced genomic scaffold, ASM2944872v1 scaffold_0024, whole genome shotgun sequence genome, the region GTAGCCTCTCCGTGTCCAGTGTTGAATTGTGCGTTGGGCTAGAATATATGTATTTACATGGACCTGGCATTTTCCATTCTACTCTATATTTGGAATGGCATTTTATTTCCAGTCTCAAAAACCTTAACCAATTAACAATAGACGGCCTGAGCGATAACAGACTTGATATTTGCTCTTTCCAAAAACAACCAATCACATGGTTAACAGAACTGACTTTAAGGTTGAACAAGCTACACATGCTTTTTGCAAAACAATTTATCTGTCTTGTTACGCTGCAGTATCTGGATTTAACACAGAATTTAATTTCAAACATTGAAGACTTTGCTTTCCTGGGGTTGATAGATCTGGTGTCCTTAGACATTACAAGTAATAAGATAACACAGATAAATGCAAACACATTTTTTGGTTTACATAGTTTGACATGGTTAGACCTCAGGAACAATCCACTTATTCACAACATTGAGGCAATGTCTTTCACACACCTCACGTCTCTTAGACAAGTGTTTCTCGGGCAAGTGAACAATCCACTAACAGAACCTGTGATCAAGCTGAATCTGACACTTATATTTGGTGCCATTCTGAGTCAGCTGACTCATCTGTACATTAGTTCAGCTATGAGGCCAATGCAGTTGACTATCGGCAGTAACATCACATCTAAACAGAACCTGAGTCTCCAGCTCAAAGGCCAGACAGTGTCATTTGAGGACTGTGACAGACCTTTCTTTCAGTCTGTAACCCATCTTCATGCTGATGCTGAAGAATTCCTTTGTGGATCTGAATTCATGGGAAAGTTCTTCACGTCTGTGGAGACATTTTACTACAGATCTAAGCTTACAGCTAAAAGGGTTGATTTAACATCAATTAATCAGCTGATTCACCTGAGGAGACTGACTCTACGACAGGTGGATCTTTTAACACAGCGGTCTGCCGACATCATTTTTCACAACTTGACCAAACTGGAGGTTCTGGAACTTGACAACTGCAGGATTTTTTCTTTGGAGGGGAGTTTAACTAAAGACTTGAAATCTTTGAAAAGATTTCATTTGCATATAGAGAACATTTATAATGTATTCTACAGCTTTACTGAACCTCTCTCTAGTCTTAAGTATTTGACATTTGACAATTTACAGATGTTTTGCAGTTGTGACAATGCTTGGCTCATTACATGGGCAAAGGGGTGCAGGCAGGTTGAAGTGATCATGCTTAGTCCGTATACATATCCAATTATGTATGCTTTGGAGGACTTGATATGCTTGTTGGACAATGGAATAGACACACCTAATTTTGTCAGGTACACAGAAGCCAACTGCACAACAGAGGTTGGCTTTGTGCTCTTTGCTGCGACTGGCCTGGGAGTCCTGTTCTTCATGCTGGTGGTGTTGGTCCATAACCTGGCCGGtccctacctcctccccctctaccacATCACTCTTGGCTGGCTGTCGGAGGCCATGCGATCCAACACCAGGGGGCGCTACCACTACGATGCGTTTGTCTCCTATAGCGGGAAGGATGAGCGCTGGGTGGTGGAGGAGCTGCTACCCAACCTGGAGCAGAGGGGTCCTCCTTTCCTGCGCCTCTGTCTGCACAGCAGGGACTTCCAGCTGGGGAAGGACATTGTGGAGAACATCACAGACAGCCTTTACCGGAGCCGACACACCGTCTGCCTAGTCAGCCGCCACTACCTGCACAGTAACTGGTGCTCCCTGGAGATGAAGCTGGCCACCTCCAGGCTGCAGGTGGAGCAAAGGGACATCCtcctcctagtcttcctggagaaGATCCCCCCTCGCCGGCTGTCTGCCCACCACAGGCTGGCTCGCCTGGTGAAGACCAGGACCTATCTGGACTGGCCCCTGGACCCCAATCAGCACCAGGCTTTCTGGGACAGACTGTGGGCCAAACTGAAACCTCCGACTGAAGCATGACATCAGTGATTGATATTGAACCTTGTGGACTGAAATGTGACATCATAAGATGATGTAGAACCTTGTGGACTGACATGTGACACCAGAGGTTGATGTAGAACCTTGTGGACTGACATGTGACACCAGAGGTTGATGTAGAACCTTGTGGACTGAAATGTGACATCAGAGGTTGATGTAGGACCGTGTGTTATTGCAGATGTAATGTTGACACATATGTTGAGGTGTTGAATTTGTTGTTAAAAGTCCTCTGTACAAAATGTCTACCACTGTTTGAGATTTGTTTTGTCAATTCCTTTTAAATGCTCTGTCTGGAGTGTACTTTTTGTGATTCATCTGAAATTACTTATAATAATCTTATTTAAATTGTCCATaaaaaagcaaaaacattttttaaattcccAACATTTCATCAGATCCTATTTGTATATTTGAACACCTAATTGCTAACACATATCTTTGTTTGTATATTTGTTGCTAAGAGGAACTGAAAAAGGGTGTGATTTAGCGAATTTCGGTTCTATTTCAGACAACAACTACTGTGTACTGCTGTGAATGACAATACATAAATGACCAATGACCATGAAGCAGTTATTAATGACTATACATGAATACCACGATGCAGTTATTTTATTTGAACATCGATCGAAGAGTTTTGTACAGAAATGTAGCTGCTATTTGTTTACCAAAATGTAGTTGCTAATTGTTTAACTAAATGTAGTTGCTAGTTTTTTTATTAAATGTGTTGTTAGTTGTTTAACTAAAATGTAGTTGCTAATTGTTTAACTAAATCATGTTGGTATTTGTTTAACTAAATGTGTTGCTAGTTGTTCAACTAATTGTAGTTGTTAGTTGTTTAACTAATTGCAGTTGTTAGTTGTTTAACTAAATGTTGTTTAACTATATGTAGTTGCTAAGTGTTTAACTAAATCTAGTTGCTAGTTGTTGAACAACATGCTGTTGCTAGTTGTATAACTAAATCTAGTTGCTAGTTGTTTAACTTTTTGTAGATGCTAGTTGTTTAACTATATGTAGTTGCTAGTTGTTTAACTATATGTA harbors:
- the LOC129842241 gene encoding toll-like receptor 13, which produces MRAMFSHPAVLFLWIQSASGWVHPKCQIYDSGDDLGHFRIWTCTHLPRHAEHYTAACEDVTTIEEDLLGLPPNINTLCISMKHGENRSMSLGFFSQFQDLEYLYIKGCFNQILPTGNSHLSNLQHMSLIGKWRIDSECCDCHIGPNTFRDLVKLSHLIIWGYSLSAMAPDVFHGMTQLQSLIIRQPCVDDLSEVLCRIMNIKSLIELNIEAPEIQSLNQSNCSILNTNESMTPVFNNLAFSDFSFGEITHIEEGALAWLQKLTRLSGAFSQEVLLRLPLSGIQQIQYFSCSGSNEIDIESICNVVFLLSIKEIFLPNDIISSLSVSSVELCVGLEYMYLHGPGIFHSTLYLEWHFISSLKNLNQLTIDGLSDNRLDICSFQKQPITWLTELTLRLNKLHMLFAKQFICLVTLQYLDLTQNLISNIEDFAFLGLIDLVSLDITSNKITQINANTFFGLHSLTWLDLRNNPLIHNIEAMSFTHLTSLRQVFLGQVNNPLTEPVIKLNLTLIFGAILSQLTHLYISSAMRPMQLTIGSNITSKQNLSLQLKGQTVSFEDCDRPFFQSVTHLHADAEEFLCGSEFMGKFFTSVETFYYRSKLTAKRVDLTSINQLIHLRRLTLRQVDLLTQRSADIIFHNLTKLEVLELDNCRIFSLEGSLTKDLKSLKRFHLHIENIYNVFYSFTEPLSSLKYLTFDNLQMFCSCDNAWLITWAKGCRQVEVIMLSPYTYPIMYALEDLICLLDNGIDTPNFVRYTEANCTTEVGFVLFAATGLGVLFFMLVVLVHNLAGPYLLPLYHITLGWLSEAMRSNTRGRYHYDAFVSYSGKDERWVVEELLPNLEQRGPPFLRLCLHSRDFQLGKDIVENITDSLYRSRHTVCLVSRHYLHSNWCSLEMKLATSRLQVEQRDILLLVFLEKIPPRRLSAHHRLARLVKTRTYLDWPLDPNQHQAFWDRLWAKLKPPTEA